A region of Paenimyroides aestuarii DNA encodes the following proteins:
- a CDS encoding helix-turn-helix domain-containing protein, producing MFTFVKIRKFTIVTAFLSIYQSFLAMKFSLQLQKIMHHFKLSTTEMADKINVPKATISHLISERNKPSLEFITKVHTTFPSINLEWLIYAKEPFLMAEKTSENNVLHPSPTYDLEKKSEPEIAIADENLTTNNENSSEKLITNEENILSFGSKKIDSIVIFYNDGSFKQYQP from the coding sequence TTGTTTACATTTGTAAAAATTCGTAAGTTTACAATTGTAACAGCATTTTTAAGCATTTATCAATCTTTTTTAGCAATGAAATTCAGTTTGCAACTTCAAAAAATAATGCATCATTTTAAACTTTCTACCACCGAAATGGCAGATAAAATTAATGTGCCAAAAGCCACCATTTCGCACCTAATTTCAGAGCGAAACAAACCCAGTTTAGAATTTATCACGAAGGTGCATACTACCTTTCCATCGATCAATTTGGAGTGGCTGATATATGCAAAAGAACCTTTTTTGATGGCTGAAAAAACTTCAGAAAATAATGTTTTGCATCCATCCCCTACTTATGATTTAGAAAAAAAATCGGAACCCGAAATAGCAATCGCAGATGAAAATTTGACCACTAATAATGAAAATAGTTCTGAAAAATTAATTACAAATGAAGAAAACATTTTATCTTTCGGCTCTAAAAAAATTGACAGTATTGTGATTTTTTACAATGATGGCAGTTTTAAGCAATACCAACCCTGA